From Aliarcobacter butzleri, the proteins below share one genomic window:
- a CDS encoding heavy metal translocating P-type ATPase, with protein MSKIKCNHCHLEFDKNIMIKDNDLNFCCKGCQGVYHLLKSDGLESFYEKLGNKTIAPPIEVFNDDITKFDSLNFYDNYVSKTKEGFNQIDLIIEGIHCAACVWLNEKILFDTKGIVEANINFTTNKARIIWDDDILKLSQIILKIRSIGYNAYAYDSSVADIAASKAKQDYFVRIMVAVVCTMNIMMLSVAKYTGFFTGITPEVMQMIHLGEFILSTPVLFYSGWVFYKGAYYGLKNKMVTMDLAVSTGATLSYIYSLTILLGAKGDSYFDSVAMIITFVLVGKYLEVIGKKSAVDTLDKIKSTLPLEAVIINGNEKKVVALNSVNIGDIVEIKAGDKVPVDGKVISGNGSFDESTITGESIPVYKKVGDAVFSGTINLDSLIHFEVTKNFKNSTFSSIVSLLEDSLNSKPSIQIKANKISRGFSATILSLAFATFLVWYFFGLDLGFIYEGTNQFERSFIVAVSVIVIACPCALALATPMASLVGISELAKKGLLFKEAKFIETLAVASSVVFDKTGTLTKGELNVVKARILDDNIHKLNLLYSLIDSSTHPVSLSIKRYLEKNYNLELKKLENVKNIEAKGMSATYKNVDEKEFEILGGNVELLREFGIYYKFDSSRTVYLFAINKRVIATFELEDEIKDGSKELINYLQNKNIEVIMLTGDNEQVASRIAKELGIKKYLSHQTPVSKADFIKELKKQNKVVVMVGDGVNDSVALSSSDVAIAMGNSADISLAVSDVVLLNSTLKSLKEAFLISNKTYKHIKQNLGFSLLYNATTVPLAMAGFVIPLIAALSMSLSSLIVVLNSLRIKMK; from the coding sequence TTGTCAAAAATAAAATGTAATCATTGTCATTTAGAATTTGATAAAAATATAATGATAAAAGACAATGATTTAAATTTTTGTTGTAAAGGATGCCAAGGTGTTTATCATTTACTAAAAAGTGATGGATTGGAATCTTTTTACGAAAAACTTGGAAATAAAACAATAGCTCCACCAATAGAAGTTTTTAATGACGACATCACTAAATTTGATTCTTTAAATTTTTATGACAACTATGTAAGTAAAACAAAAGAAGGTTTTAATCAAATTGATTTAATTATAGAGGGTATTCATTGTGCTGCATGTGTTTGGCTAAATGAAAAAATTCTTTTTGATACAAAAGGTATTGTTGAAGCAAATATTAATTTTACGACAAATAAAGCAAGAATTATTTGGGATGATGACATATTGAAGTTATCTCAAATAATTCTAAAAATTAGGTCTATTGGTTATAACGCTTATGCTTATGATTCAAGTGTTGCTGATATTGCAGCTTCAAAAGCAAAACAAGACTATTTTGTACGTATTATGGTTGCTGTTGTTTGTACTATGAATATTATGATGTTAAGTGTTGCAAAATATACAGGATTTTTTACAGGAATTACTCCTGAAGTTATGCAAATGATTCATTTAGGAGAGTTTATTCTTTCAACACCTGTTTTATTTTATAGTGGTTGGGTTTTTTATAAAGGTGCGTATTACGGTCTAAAAAATAAAATGGTAACTATGGATTTAGCTGTTTCTACTGGAGCAACATTGAGTTATATTTACTCTTTGACTATTTTGCTTGGAGCAAAAGGAGATAGTTATTTTGATTCTGTTGCGATGATTATTACTTTTGTTTTAGTTGGAAAATATTTAGAAGTTATTGGTAAAAAATCAGCTGTTGATACTTTAGATAAAATAAAATCAACTTTGCCTTTAGAAGCAGTTATTATAAATGGAAATGAAAAAAAAGTTGTAGCTTTAAATAGTGTAAATATTGGTGATATTGTAGAGATAAAAGCAGGAGATAAAGTTCCTGTTGATGGAAAAGTAATCTCTGGAAATGGTTCTTTTGATGAATCAACAATCACAGGAGAATCAATTCCTGTATATAAAAAAGTTGGAGATGCTGTTTTTAGTGGAACTATAAATTTAGATTCTTTGATACATTTTGAAGTAACAAAGAACTTTAAAAATTCAACTTTTTCTTCTATCGTTTCTTTACTTGAAGACTCTTTAAATTCAAAACCTTCTATTCAGATTAAAGCAAATAAAATTTCAAGAGGATTTAGTGCTACTATTTTGTCTCTGGCATTTGCTACTTTTTTAGTTTGGTATTTTTTTGGTTTAGACTTAGGTTTTATTTATGAAGGGACAAATCAATTTGAAAGATCTTTTATAGTTGCTGTTTCTGTTATTGTTATTGCTTGTCCTTGTGCATTGGCTCTTGCAACTCCAATGGCAAGTTTAGTTGGTATTTCAGAACTTGCTAAAAAAGGTTTACTTTTCAAAGAAGCAAAGTTTATAGAAACTTTAGCTGTTGCTTCTAGTGTAGTTTTTGATAAAACGGGAACTTTAACAAAAGGTGAATTAAATGTCGTAAAAGCAAGAATCTTAGATGATAATATTCATAAATTAAATCTTTTGTATTCACTAATAGATAGTTCAACTCATCCAGTAAGTCTTTCTATTAAAAGATATTTAGAAAAAAACTATAATTTAGAGTTAAAAAAACTTGAAAATGTAAAAAATATTGAAGCAAAAGGGATGAGTGCAACATATAAAAATGTTGATGAAAAAGAGTTTGAGATTCTTGGTGGAAATGTAGAACTTCTTAGAGAATTTGGAATTTATTATAAATTTGATTCTTCAAGAACTGTCTATTTATTTGCTATTAATAAAAGAGTAATTGCTACATTTGAACTTGAAGATGAGATAAAAGATGGTTCAAAAGAGTTAATAAATTATCTACAAAATAAGAATATTGAAGTAATAATGCTAACAGGTGATAATGAACAAGTTGCTTCAAGAATTGCAAAAGAATTAGGTATAAAAAAATATTTATCACATCAAACTCCAGTTTCAAAAGCAGATTTTATAAAAGAGCTAAAAAAACAAAATAAAGTTGTTGTTATGGTTGGTGATGGTGTAAATGATAGTGTAGCTTTAAGTAGTAGTGATGTAGCTATTGCTATGGGAAATTCTGCTGATATATCTTTAGCGGTTTCTGATGTAGTTTTATTAAATTCAACTTTAAAATCTTTAAAAGAGGCTTTTCTTATTTCAAATAAAACATATAAACATATCAAACAAAATTTAGGCTTTTCATTACTTTATAATGCAACGACTGTACCTTTAGCAATGGCAGGTTTTGTAATACCGCTTATTGCTGCACTTTCAATGAGTTTAAGTTCTTTAATAGTAGTATTAAACTCTCTTAGAATCAAAATGAAATAA
- the ccoS gene encoding cbb3-type cytochrome oxidase assembly protein CcoS: MINDTLLFMLIVGIIISAGLLLLFVWAAKTGQFDDADRMLNNPLYDSVDDLNDAIRKEQKIKEEKEAKEEKQKKE, encoded by the coding sequence ATGATAAATGACACACTTTTATTTATGTTAATAGTTGGGATAATAATATCTGCTGGACTTCTTTTATTATTTGTTTGGGCTGCAAAAACTGGTCAGTTCGATGATGCAGATAGAATGTTGAATAATCCTTTATATGATAGCGTTGATGATTTAAATGATGCTATTAGAAAAGAACAAAAAATAAAAGAGGAAAAAGAAGCAAAAGAAGAGAAACAAAAAAAAGAGTAG
- a CDS encoding c-type cytochrome, producing the protein MKKIVLTTLAVAAFAFADAPAAYATCKACHGAKGEINITTKSASHVPANLTKAEIEKALHGYKDGTYGGPMKALMKGQVAKLSDADIKALADYMGK; encoded by the coding sequence ATGAAAAAAATCGTTCTTACAACTTTAGCAGTTGCTGCTTTTGCTTTTGCAGATGCTCCAGCGGCTTACGCAACATGTAAAGCATGTCACGGTGCAAAAGGTGAAATCAATATAACTACAAAAAGTGCTTCTCACGTTCCAGCTAATTTAACAAAAGCTGAAATTGAAAAAGCATTACATGGTTATAAAGATGGAACTTATGGTGGACCTATGAAAGCGTTAATGAAAGGTCAAGTTGCTAAATTATCTGATGCAGACATCAAGGCTTTAGCTGACTATATGGGTAAATAA
- a CDS encoding ATP-binding cassette domain-containing protein, translated as MDKDLVLDINDLTFYYKKENPIYKDFSLKLQKGQLVTIFGKSGSGKTTLFELIIGSLKPIKGTIDKLDVSMIFQDPFNSFHPTYKIIEQIKDVVQRDFTTELDSLLKKLNLSKDILDKYSYQLSGGQLQRCSILRAILMKPKLLLIDEPTSALDNIIAYDVMKLLITFLEDSAILLVTHDLDMAKWCSDKIIRLETDARK; from the coding sequence TTGGATAAAGATTTAGTGTTAGACATAAATGATTTAACTTTTTATTATAAAAAAGAGAATCCTATTTATAAAGATTTTTCTTTAAAATTACAAAAAGGTCAGTTAGTGACGATTTTTGGGAAAAGTGGAAGTGGAAAAACTACACTTTTTGAATTAATTATTGGAAGTTTAAAACCAATAAAAGGAACTATAGATAAATTAGATGTATCTATGATATTTCAAGATCCATTTAATTCTTTTCATCCAACATATAAAATAATAGAACAGATAAAAGATGTTGTACAAAGAGATTTTACAACTGAGTTGGATAGTTTATTAAAAAAACTTAACTTATCAAAAGATATTTTAGATAAATATTCATATCAGTTAAGTGGTGGACAGCTTCAAAGATGTTCTATTTTAAGAGCAATATTAATGAAACCAAAGTTACTTTTAATAGATGAACCAACATCTGCTTTGGACAATATAATAGCTTATGATGTGATGAAATTATTAATTACTTTTTTAGAAGATAGCGCTATTTTGCTTGTAACTCATGATTTGGATATGGCAAAATGGTGTAGCGATAAAATTATAAGGTTGGAAACTGATGCAAGAAAATAA
- the hemH gene encoding ferrochelatase, with translation MQENKKALVLLNMGGARDKSELKMFLTNMFNDENILTIKNAFIRKMVASFITNSRLESAWKNYEKIGNHSPINPLTEQLVNKCNDKIENYKTYQVMRYTPPFAKEIISQMKKDGIKEVLLLPLYPQYSTTTTKSSLEDFIKFAKNSFNISSIETFYKNDKFNECIVNEILNNVEDETSYNLVFSAHGLPQKIVNAGDPYEKQMNEHVKILSEELQKRGKNFKSINLAYQSKVGPLKWLEPSLENMLKNFKNENVIIYPLSFIVDNSETVFELDIEYKEIAHEIGIKEYKVCSCVNDSDEFIEAIKDIIK, from the coding sequence ATGCAAGAAAATAAAAAAGCTTTAGTGTTATTAAATATGGGCGGAGCTAGAGATAAAAGTGAATTAAAAATGTTTTTGACAAATATGTTCAATGATGAAAATATTTTGACAATTAAAAATGCTTTTATTAGAAAAATGGTGGCTAGTTTTATTACTAATTCAAGATTAGAAAGTGCTTGGAAAAACTACGAAAAAATTGGAAATCATTCTCCAATTAATCCTTTGACAGAACAATTGGTAAATAAATGTAATGATAAAATAGAAAATTATAAAACTTACCAAGTTATGAGATATACTCCACCTTTTGCTAAAGAGATAATATCTCAAATGAAAAAAGATGGAATAAAAGAAGTTTTGTTACTTCCTTTATATCCTCAATATTCTACAACAACAACAAAATCATCTTTGGAAGATTTTATAAAATTTGCAAAAAATAGTTTTAACATAAGTTCTATTGAAACTTTTTATAAAAATGATAAATTTAATGAGTGTATTGTAAATGAAATTTTAAATAATGTAGAAGATGAAACTTCTTACAATCTTGTATTTTCAGCTCACGGACTTCCTCAAAAAATAGTTAATGCAGGTGATCCTTATGAAAAACAGATGAATGAGCATGTGAAAATCTTGAGCGAAGAATTACAAAAAAGAGGAAAAAATTTTAAATCTATAAATTTAGCATATCAGTCTAAAGTTGGACCTTTAAAGTGGTTAGAACCATCACTTGAAAATATGCTAAAAAATTTTAAAAATGAAAATGTGATTATTTATCCATTATCATTTATTGTTGATAATTCTGAAACAGTTTTTGAGCTTGATATTGAATATAAAGAAATAGCACACGAAATAGGAATAAAAGAGTATAAAGTTTGTAGTTGTGTTAATGATAGTGATGAATTTATTGAAGCTATTAAAGATATTATAAAATAA
- the feoB gene encoding ferrous iron transport protein B — translation MKNNVIKIALVGQPNVGKSMLINSISGAKLKVGNFPGVTVSKEEVFFKYKDYEFQIIDLPGSYSLNNYSIEEKITKDFLYNSTYDLILNVVDSTNLQRNLLLTTELLLLNKKMIIALNMIDEANDELIEINDAELGSILGRPCVKTSASKKIGIQTLLEEIINQYESEKTLSKLIFSNPIETEIKSITQIFEDFNFETDLTYREVAIKLLQEDKKTFELLHSQPIWLKLQDTLNNSFEHLYLHYQTKNIDDIFNDEKFAFVKGVITKTVHQKNKKDTTLTEKIDSLLIHKFFGLPIFFLLMWALFQLTFVLGNIPMDIIDSFFAQLIDQTKEILGDNQISSIIGDGIIAGVGAVVLFLPNIIILFFGIALLETTGYMSRVAYLLDGFFHKFGLHGKSFIPLITGFGCSVPAYMAARTLKNERDRLLTLFIIGFMSCGARLPIYVLFIGAFFSQYNEGNVLFLIYICGAFIGLISAKVLKVVVFKGEEEPFVMEIPKYRLPSLKLIWFTVYNQAMMYLKKAGTFILAASILIWVASNYPKHEDVEEMYQQKIELATTDEEKTNLENELSLYNLENSYLGYVGKFSEPLFRPLGFDWKMSVALETGLAAKEVVVSTLSILYGLGDEADETSSTLIEKIRNNIPFASAISFIVFVMIYLPCLAATMVFVREAGKWKYLLYLFVFTTTTAWILSFIAYNVTSFFVS, via the coding sequence ATGAAAAATAACGTCATTAAAATAGCTTTAGTAGGACAACCAAATGTTGGTAAGTCTATGCTTATTAACTCTATTTCAGGTGCAAAGTTAAAAGTTGGTAATTTCCCAGGAGTTACTGTTTCAAAAGAAGAAGTTTTTTTTAAATATAAAGATTATGAATTTCAAATTATTGATTTACCTGGTTCTTATTCATTAAATAACTATTCAATCGAAGAAAAAATCACAAAAGACTTTTTGTATAACTCAACTTATGATCTTATTTTAAATGTTGTTGATTCAACAAATTTACAAAGAAATCTTCTATTAACAACTGAGCTTTTATTATTGAATAAAAAAATGATAATAGCATTAAATATGATTGATGAAGCAAATGATGAATTAATTGAAATAAATGATGCTGAACTTGGTTCAATATTAGGAAGACCATGCGTAAAAACAAGTGCTTCAAAAAAAATTGGTATTCAAACTCTTTTAGAAGAAATTATTAATCAATATGAAAGTGAAAAAACATTATCAAAGCTTATTTTTTCAAATCCAATAGAAACTGAAATAAAATCAATTACTCAAATTTTTGAAGATTTTAATTTTGAAACAGATTTAACATATAGAGAAGTTGCTATTAAACTTTTACAAGAAGATAAAAAAACATTCGAATTATTACATAGTCAACCAATTTGGCTTAAACTGCAAGATACATTAAATAATTCATTTGAGCATTTATACTTACACTATCAAACAAAAAATATTGATGATATTTTTAATGATGAAAAATTTGCCTTTGTAAAAGGTGTTATCACAAAAACTGTTCATCAAAAAAATAAAAAAGATACTACTCTTACAGAAAAAATAGATTCACTTTTAATTCATAAATTTTTTGGTTTACCTATATTTTTTCTTTTGATGTGGGCACTTTTTCAATTAACATTTGTTTTAGGAAATATTCCTATGGATATTATTGATAGCTTTTTTGCACAATTAATTGATCAAACAAAAGAGATATTAGGAGATAATCAAATCTCTTCTATCATAGGAGATGGTATTATTGCTGGAGTAGGAGCTGTAGTTTTATTTTTACCAAATATCATCATACTTTTCTTTGGTATTGCATTATTAGAAACAACAGGTTATATGAGTAGAGTTGCATATTTATTAGATGGTTTTTTTCATAAATTTGGATTACACGGAAAATCATTTATTCCTTTAATTACTGGTTTTGGTTGTTCAGTACCAGCTTATATGGCAGCAAGAACTTTAAAAAATGAAAGAGATAGATTATTAACTCTTTTTATTATAGGATTTATGTCTTGTGGAGCAAGACTTCCAATTTACGTACTTTTTATAGGAGCATTTTTTAGCCAATATAACGAAGGAAATGTACTATTTTTAATCTATATTTGTGGAGCATTTATTGGATTAATTAGTGCAAAAGTCTTAAAAGTTGTTGTTTTTAAAGGAGAAGAAGAACCTTTTGTTATGGAAATCCCAAAATATCGATTACCTTCTTTGAAACTTATTTGGTTTACAGTTTATAATCAAGCTATGATGTATTTAAAAAAAGCAGGAACATTTATATTAGCTGCATCTATACTAATTTGGGTTGCGAGTAATTATCCAAAACATGAAGATGTTGAAGAAATGTATCAGCAAAAAATTGAATTAGCTACAACAGATGAAGAAAAAACTAATTTGGAAAATGAATTAAGTTTATACAATCTTGAAAATTCATATCTTGGATATGTTGGAAAGTTTTCTGAACCATTATTTAGACCTTTAGGTTTTGATTGGAAAATGTCTGTTGCTCTTGAAACAGGACTTGCAGCAAAAGAAGTAGTAGTTTCAACATTATCAATACTCTATGGATTAGGTGATGAGGCAGATGAAACTTCAAGTACATTAATTGAAAAAATACGAAATAATATACCTTTTGCATCTGCTATATCATTTATCGTTTTTGTTATGATATATCTTCCTTGTTTAGCTGCAACAATGGTATTTGTTAGGGAAGCTGGTAAATGGAAATATTTATTATATTTATTTGTATTTACAACAACGACAGCTTGGATTCTATCATTTATTGCATACAATGTAACAAGTTTTTTTGTAAGTTAA
- a CDS encoding FeoA family protein yields the protein MSLNDLELEQIAKIKNINCNNILKNRLYSLGITKGALIKVEKKTLTNSTLKININDSKIAIRANEASQIEVEYEK from the coding sequence ATGTCATTAAATGATTTAGAATTAGAACAAATTGCAAAAATTAAAAATATAAATTGTAATAATATACTAAAAAACAGGCTATATTCTTTGGGAATCACAAAAGGTGCTTTAATAAAAGTGGAGAAAAAAACACTTACAAATAGTACATTAAAAATTAATATTAATGATTCAAAAATAGCAATAAGGGCAAATGAAGCCTCTCAAATTGAGGTGGAGTATGAAAAATAA
- a CDS encoding ElyC/SanA/YdcF family protein yields MFLLKKIISAFLLPVPIGIILLFLALFFLLKNSYKKAKIFLVLGFLWFALLSNQTISNMIISPLENAYPALKETPKDIKYILVLGNGHKTNDNFPITSELNTTAINRLIEGIRHYKNLENSKLIVSGYSFDDVNSHAQMQKKLAISLGVNEADIITLDTPKDTKEEAIEAKKIVGNQKLILVTTASHMKRAVMLFEKEDLNIIASPTNHKFFTSTYPTSYFNATNIKKVELAFHEYLGMVYSYVKGEI; encoded by the coding sequence ATGTTTCTACTAAAAAAGATTATTTCAGCTTTTTTACTTCCCGTTCCAATAGGAATTATTTTACTTTTTTTAGCTTTATTTTTTTTACTAAAAAACTCATATAAAAAAGCAAAAATATTTTTAGTTTTAGGATTTTTGTGGTTTGCCCTTTTATCAAATCAAACTATTTCAAATATGATTATATCTCCTCTTGAAAATGCTTATCCAGCACTAAAAGAGACACCAAAAGATATAAAATATATTTTAGTTTTAGGAAACGGACATAAAACAAATGATAATTTTCCTATAACATCTGAACTAAATACAACAGCTATAAATAGACTTATTGAAGGTATAAGACACTATAAAAACTTAGAAAATTCAAAACTAATAGTTTCTGGTTATAGTTTTGATGATGTAAATTCTCATGCTCAAATGCAAAAAAAATTAGCAATAAGTTTAGGAGTAAATGAAGCAGATATTATTACTCTTGATACTCCAAAAGATACAAAAGAAGAAGCAATAGAAGCTAAAAAAATAGTAGGAAATCAAAAACTTATTCTTGTAACAACAGCAAGTCATATGAAAAGAGCTGTTATGTTGTTTGAAAAAGAAGACTTAAATATAATTGCTAGTCCTACAAATCATAAATTTTTTACAAGCACTTATCCAACTTCATATTTTAATGCAACAAATATCAAAAAAGTTGAGTTGGCATTTCACGAATATTTAGGAATGGTTTATTCTTATGTAAAAGGTGAAATCTAG
- a CDS encoding metal ABC transporter ATP-binding protein, which produces MELINISNLSFKYQKTNVLENINLSIKSDDFLAIIGPNGGGKSTLLKLILGLLEPQSGTIIKNIKTSQMGYVPQNTNLNMDFPITALEIVLMGHTTSKRKIFGYSKEDIACAKLSLEQVGMSAYANSKIGDLSGGQRQRVFIARALCSNPKIMLLDEPTASIDVKGQQEIYDLLQELNKQICVVVVSHDISVLLNYAKNVAHINKNIVYHSLENIQKNLTTQNEHLCEVELLSALGKTQICCNHTH; this is translated from the coding sequence GTGGAATTAATAAATATAAGTAATCTATCTTTTAAATATCAAAAAACAAATGTATTAGAAAATATAAATTTATCTATCAAAAGTGATGATTTTTTGGCTATTATTGGACCAAATGGTGGTGGAAAATCAACTCTTTTAAAACTCATTTTAGGTTTATTAGAACCTCAAAGTGGAACAATAATAAAAAATATTAAAACAAGCCAAATGGGATATGTTCCTCAAAATACAAACTTAAATATGGATTTTCCAATAACTGCACTTGAGATTGTTTTGATGGGACATACAACTTCAAAAAGAAAAATATTTGGTTACTCAAAAGAGGATATTGCTTGTGCTAAATTATCTTTAGAACAAGTTGGAATGAGTGCATACGCAAACTCTAAAATTGGAGATTTAAGTGGAGGACAAAGACAAAGAGTTTTTATAGCACGAGCACTTTGTTCTAATCCAAAAATTATGCTTTTAGATGAACCAACGGCAAGTATTGATGTAAAAGGACAACAAGAGATATATGATTTATTACAAGAGCTAAATAAACAAATATGTGTTGTTGTTGTAAGTCACGATATTTCGGTTTTATTAAATTATGCTAAAAATGTAGCACATATAAATAAAAATATAGTTTATCACTCTTTAGAAAATATTCAAAAAAATTTAACAACACAAAATGAACATTTATGCGAAGTTGAACTTCTTTCGGCTTTAGGTAAAACTCAAATTTGTTGTAATCATACTCACTAA
- a CDS encoding metal ABC transporter permease yields MFEILQYDFIQNALISGILISIAAGIIGSLVVVNKVTFLTGGIAHSSYGGIGLAIYLGIPVLLGATIFAVITAILIAFITLKNRTRIDAIIGMMWASGMAIGIIFVDLTPGYNVDLMSYLFGSIIAVSHQDIIYMTLLDVFIIAIVVFFYKQILAVSYDSEFASLRGINVEFFYTLILILSALCVVAAIKAVGLILVIALLTIPTYLAETFASRLSNMMIISAILATIFTIIGLVVSYLYDISSGASIIMVAVVILGVVKLLKLKK; encoded by the coding sequence ATGTTTGAAATTTTACAATATGATTTTATTCAAAATGCTTTGATATCAGGGATTCTTATCTCTATTGCTGCAGGAATTATAGGTTCTCTTGTAGTTGTAAATAAAGTTACATTTCTAACAGGTGGAATAGCTCATAGCTCTTATGGTGGAATTGGGCTTGCTATTTATTTAGGAATTCCTGTACTTTTGGGAGCAACAATTTTTGCGGTGATTACAGCTATTTTAATAGCTTTTATAACTTTAAAAAATAGAACAAGAATAGATGCAATTATTGGTATGATGTGGGCAAGTGGTATGGCAATAGGAATTATTTTTGTCGATTTAACTCCTGGCTATAATGTAGATTTAATGAGTTATTTGTTTGGAAGTATTATTGCAGTTTCTCATCAAGATATTATTTATATGACTCTTTTAGATGTTTTTATAATTGCAATTGTTGTATTTTTTTATAAACAAATACTTGCAGTTTCATATGATAGTGAATTTGCAAGTCTTAGAGGAATAAATGTAGAGTTTTTTTATACACTGATTTTGATTCTATCAGCACTTTGTGTTGTTGCTGCAATTAAAGCAGTTGGACTTATACTTGTTATTGCACTTCTTACAATTCCAACTTATTTAGCAGAAACTTTTGCAAGTAGACTTTCAAATATGATGATAATTAGCGCTATTTTAGCTACAATATTCACTATTATTGGACTTGTTGTTTCATATCTTTATGATATTAGTTCAGGTGCAAGTATTATTATGGTGGCAGTTGTGATTTTAGGAGTTGTGAAACTTTTGAAATTAAAAAAATAA
- a CDS encoding CvfB family protein, protein MNEKIEIGKINTLKVNRVSEPGIYLISGDETEVLLPNAYVEKSMLVDSLLDVFIYTDSEDRLVATTLKPYLYLHEFAFLKVVDTAKFGAFVDIGLPKDILVPKNRQKSSFFVGSYKVLQLQLDEKTNRLIASEKYDLLKKIRNLEKNDEVEIILYSKTPLGYKVIVNNRYEGMIFHSEVFENLKIGDKKRAYVKNVREDNKLDISLQKIGQKIVDDKVFEVLEKNDGKLNFTYKSEAEDIKEVFGISKKSFKASLTKLLSENKIILEENCIRIK, encoded by the coding sequence ATGAATGAAAAAATAGAAATAGGAAAAATAAATACTTTAAAAGTAAATAGAGTAAGTGAACCAGGAATATATTTGATAAGTGGCGATGAAACAGAAGTTTTATTGCCAAATGCTTATGTTGAAAAATCAATGTTAGTTGATAGTTTGTTAGATGTGTTTATTTATACAGATAGTGAGGATAGACTTGTAGCAACTACTTTAAAGCCATATTTATACCTACATGAATTTGCTTTTTTAAAAGTTGTAGATACTGCAAAATTTGGAGCATTTGTTGATATTGGTTTACCAAAAGATATTTTAGTTCCAAAAAATAGACAAAAAAGTAGTTTTTTTGTTGGTTCATACAAAGTTTTACAATTACAACTAGATGAAAAAACAAATAGACTTATAGCTTCTGAAAAATATGATTTATTAAAAAAAATAAGAAACTTAGAAAAAAATGATGAAGTAGAAATAATCCTTTATTCTAAAACACCATTAGGTTATAAAGTAATTGTAAATAATCGTTATGAAGGTATGATTTTCCATAGTGAAGTTTTTGAAAATTTAAAAATTGGTGACAAAAAAAGAGCTTATGTAAAAAATGTGAGAGAAGACAATAAACTTGATATATCTTTACAAAAAATAGGTCAAAAAATAGTAGATGATAAAGTTTTTGAAGTTTTAGAAAAAAATGATGGAAAACTGAATTTTACATATAAAAGTGAAGCAGAAGATATAAAAGAAGTTTTTGGAATAAGTAAAAAATCTTTTAAAGCATCTTTAACAAAACTTTTAAGTGAAAACAAAATAATTTTAGAAGAAAATTGCATAAGGATAAAATAA
- the prx-suh gene encoding thiol peroxidase Prx-SUH, whose product MATVKFKGELEVTLNGTELNVGDIAPVVTVVGQDLSDITIGGQNGKAQVIVVVPSLDTGVCATETRRFNSEAAKIENAEVIVVSMDLPFAMKRFCTTEGIENLKVGSDFRAKAFAKSYGVLQANGPLAGLTARAVFIINASGKIVYKQIVPEITAEPDYEAVLEAAKGATSTSCCGSCH is encoded by the coding sequence ATGGCAACAGTAAAATTTAAAGGTGAACTTGAAGTAACTTTAAATGGTACAGAATTAAATGTTGGTGATATTGCTCCAGTTGTTACAGTTGTAGGACAAGATTTAAGTGATATTACTATTGGTGGACAAAATGGAAAAGCTCAAGTTATTGTAGTTGTTCCTTCTTTAGATACAGGTGTTTGTGCAACTGAAACTAGAAGATTTAATAGCGAAGCAGCAAAAATTGAAAATGCAGAAGTTATTGTAGTTTCTATGGATTTACCATTTGCTATGAAAAGATTTTGTACAACTGAAGGAATAGAAAACTTAAAAGTTGGTTCAGATTTTAGAGCAAAAGCTTTTGCTAAATCTTATGGTGTTTTACAAGCAAATGGACCATTGGCAGGACTTACAGCTCGAGCAGTATTTATCATAAATGCTTCTGGAAAAATTGTTTATAAACAAATAGTTCCAGAAATTACGGCTGAACCAGATTATGAAGCAGTTTTAGAAGCTGCAAAAGGTGCTACATCAACTTCTTGTTGTGGAAGTTGTCACTAA